Proteins encoded together in one Quercus lobata isolate SW786 chromosome 3, ValleyOak3.0 Primary Assembly, whole genome shotgun sequence window:
- the LOC115980033 gene encoding translation initiation factor eIF-2B subunit epsilon, with protein sequence MGAQKKGATRFSEDPEELARVPLQAILLADSFTTKFRPITLDRPKVLLPLVNVPMINYTLAWLESAGVEEVIVFCCAHSKQVINYLESSEWFSHPNFSVMTIESHNSISAGDALRLIYERNVIQGDFVLISGDTVSNMSLTQVLKEHKERKKKDSNAIMTMIIKRSKSSSIIQQSRLGTDELFMAIDPNTKQLLYYEDKADHSKGAICLDKLLLTDNPSISLHNDKQDCYIDICSPEVLSLFTDNFDYQHLRRHFVKGLLVDDIMGYKVFTHEIHSNYAARIDNFRSYGSISKDIIQRWTYPFVPDVKFFGNSAIKLERQGMYRASDVVQSRSAEVGSFTVIGNGTRIGNNTKISNSVVGEGCTIGSNVSIEGSYIWDNVIIEDGCKLMHSIVCDGVVIKSGAVLDPGVVLSFKVIIGQQFVVPSYSKVSLFQQPTKQDSDEELEYADNSSGIVENSSMADTVDKSNGQLTSELLDEECGPTYELGTGGVGYIWSICEGSHEEEWRHSIAPIPADKLAEAMQTTDDDLELLTQDGSVLPPSGELKPDSNYSDDNEDPRDVSIYFEKEVEATFLRAVHENIKEDNVILEVNSLRLSYNKLFTDCAGAIFYSLMKLALETPHSSPSELCNSTMDVVTKWKKLLKSYLTDIDEQIEVIQKFEEICLESAKEFSPLFSKILFHLYDKDLIQEDAILKWDDEKKNADEADKVFVKQSEKFIQWLREAPEEDDEEEDEEE encoded by the exons atGGGTGCACAGAAAAAGGGTGCAACTAGGTTTTCAGAGGACCCTGAGGAACTGGCACGTGTCCCCTTGCAAGCCATCCTATTGGCTGATAGCTTCACCACCAAGTTCCGACCCATCACTCTCGACCGCCCCAAA GTACTATTACCATTAGTTAATGTCCCGATGATAAATTACACCCTAGCATGGCTTGAATCTGCTGGCGTTGAGGAGGTTATAGTTTTTTGCTGTGCTCACTCCAAGCAAGTGATTAATTATTTGGAGAGTTCCGAGTGGTTTTCACATCCAAACTTTTCTGTCATGACAATAGAGTCGCACAATTCTATCAGTGCTGGTGATGCTTTGCGCTTAATATATGAGCGTAATGTG ATACAAGGAGATTTTGTCCTCATTAGTGGAGACACTGTGAGCAATATGTCACTTACACAGGTCCTTAAAGAACATaaggagagaaagaagaaagatagtAATGCTATAATGACCATGATTATTAAACGGTCAAAGTCTTCTTCAATCATTCAACAATCTCGACTTGGTACTGATGAGCTGTTTATGGCAATAGATCCTAATACTAAGCAGCTTTTATATTATGAGGACAAGGCAGACCATTCAAAAGGGGCAATATGTCTTGATAAGTTGCTGCTCACTGATAATCCTTCAATTTCTTTGCACAATGACAAGCAG GATTGCTATATTGACATCTGCTCACCGGAAGTCCTCAGCCTTTTTACAGACAATTTTGACTACCAACATCTTCGGCGCCATTTTGTCAAGGGATTGCTTGTTGATGAT ATTATGGGCTACAAAGTATTCACTCATGAAATCCACTCAAATTATGCGGCTAGAATTGATAACTTCCGAAGCTATGGCAGTATTAGTAAGGACATAATTCAGAGGTGGACATACCCATTTGTTCCAGACGTTAAGTTCTTTGGGAATTCTGCCATTAAACTTGAAAGACAAGGGATGTATCGAGCATCAG ACGTAGTGCAATCACGTTCTGCAGAAGTCGGTTCTTTCACTGTTATTGGAAATGGTACCAGAATTGGGAATAacactaaaatttcaaattcggTTGTTGGGGAAGGTTGTACTATAGGATCAAATGTTTCAATAGAAGGTTCCTATATATGGGATAATGTTATTATTGAAGATGGTTGTAAGCTAATGCATTCAATAGTATGTGATGGAGTGGTTATAAAGTCAGGAGCAGTTTTGGATCCTGGTGTAGTTTTGTCTTTTAAG GTTATAATAGGACAACAATTTGTTGTTCCTTCGTACTCTAAGGTATCGTTATTTCAACAGCCGACTAAGCAAGATAGTGACGAGGAGCTGGAGTATGCTGACAATAGCAGTGGGATTGTAGAAAATTCAT CAATGGCAGATACTGTGGATAAGTCAAATGGTCAGCTTACATCCGAATTATTAGATGAAGAGTGTGGGCCTACATATGAG CTTGGTACAGGTGGGGTTGGATATATTTGGTCAATATGTGAAGGAAGTCATGAAGAAGAATGGAGGCATTCAATTGCACCGATTCCTGCAGATAAACTTGCCGAGGCAATGCAAACTACCGATGATGATCTGGAGTTGTTAACTCAAGATGGCAGTGTTCTCCCTCCTTCTGGAGAATTAAAACCTGACTCTAATTATTCAGATGATAATGAAGATCCAAGAGATGTTTCCATCTACTTTGAGAAAGAG GTTGAAGCAACTTTTCTAAGGGCTGTGCATGAAAACATTAaagaagataatgtaatcttaGAAGTGAACTCATTGCG GTTGTCATACAATAAATTATTCACAGACTGTGCTGGAGctatattttattctttgatGAAGTTGGCATTAGAAACTCCACATAGTTCACCTA GTGAATTATGTAATAGCACAATGGACGTAGTTACAAAATGGAAAAAACTTCTGAAGTCTTACCTGACTGACATTGATGAGCAG ATCGAAgtaatacaaaaatttgaagaaatttgtttggaatCTGCCAAGGAATTCTCTCCATTGTTTTCAAAG ATTCTATTTCATCTGTATGACAAAGATCTCATACAAGAAGATGCTATTCTAAAGTGGgatgatgagaaaaaaaatgctgaCGAAGCAGATAAAGTTTTTGTTAAGCAGTCAGAAAAATTTATTCAA TGGTTGAGAGAGGCACCGGAAGAAGacgatgaagaagaagatgaagaagaataG